One window from the genome of Streptomyces cadmiisoli encodes:
- a CDS encoding alpha/beta hydrolase, giving the protein MEKPVLEPAAQELADATANPPFLYELGPEKARKVLDDLQAAPVEKPDVQDKWITVPAEAGDVRVRIVKPVGGGKSLPVVLYMHGGGWVLGNAGTHDRLVRELATGANAAVVFVEYDRSPEARYPVAIEQAYATARWITENGAEEGLDAARLAVAGDSVGGNMTAALTLMAKQRGDVTFVHQSLYYPVTDAGQDTGSYREFADGPFLTAAGMAWFWDCYTTDPAERAQITASPLRASLDDLRDLPPALVVVDESDVLRDEGEAYARRLTEAGVPTTSVRVNGMLHDFMMLNPLRPTQAATFAIELAVRTLRTALHKN; this is encoded by the coding sequence ATGGAAAAGCCCGTTCTTGAGCCGGCGGCACAGGAACTCGCGGACGCGACGGCGAATCCGCCGTTCCTGTACGAACTCGGCCCGGAAAAGGCCCGGAAGGTCCTCGACGACCTTCAGGCGGCGCCGGTCGAGAAGCCGGACGTGCAGGACAAGTGGATCACGGTGCCGGCCGAGGCCGGCGATGTGCGGGTCCGCATCGTCAAGCCCGTCGGCGGCGGGAAATCGCTGCCGGTCGTCCTCTACATGCACGGCGGCGGCTGGGTCCTCGGCAACGCCGGGACCCACGACCGTCTGGTGCGCGAACTGGCCACCGGGGCCAACGCCGCGGTCGTGTTCGTGGAGTACGACCGTTCGCCCGAGGCCCGGTACCCGGTCGCCATCGAGCAGGCCTACGCGACCGCCCGGTGGATCACCGAGAACGGTGCCGAGGAGGGTCTGGACGCCGCGCGCCTAGCCGTGGCCGGCGACTCCGTCGGCGGCAACATGACCGCGGCGCTGACCCTCATGGCCAAGCAGCGCGGCGACGTGACCTTCGTGCACCAGTCGCTCTACTACCCCGTCACCGACGCGGGCCAGGACACCGGCAGCTACCGGGAGTTCGCGGACGGCCCGTTCCTCACGGCTGCGGGGATGGCCTGGTTCTGGGACTGCTACACCACCGACCCGGCCGAGCGCGCGCAGATCACCGCCTCGCCCCTGCGGGCGAGCCTGGACGACCTGCGGGACCTGCCGCCCGCGCTCGTCGTCGTCGACGAGAGCGACGTGCTGCGGGACGAGGGCGAGGCGTACGCCCGCAGGCTCACCGAGGCCGGCGTCCCCACCACCAGCGTCCGGGTCAACGGCATGCTGCACGACTTCATGATGCTCAACCCCCTGCGGCCGACGCAGGCAGCGACGTTCGCGATCGAGCTGGCCGTGCGCACCCTGCGCACCGCGCTCCACAAGAACTGA
- a CDS encoding cytochrome b: protein MGDRSRESEVRQGEKGERVSAWVSGRLGTAPSLLRGKARKAFPDHWSFMLGEISLYSFVVIVVTGVYLSFFFHPSMNQVVYEGSYAPLQGQLVSEAFNSTMNISFDVRGGLLIRQAHHWAALIFVASLLVHMMRVFFTGAFRKPRELNWVFGFLLLVLAMFGGLTGYDLPDDLLSGTGLMVVNGTILSVPVVGTYLSMFLFGGQFPGDDLIARFNTLHVLIIPALMVGLLAAHLIVALRHRHTQYPGPGRTERNVVGIPFKVRAVKSGGLFLLVAGIILAIAATAQINPVWLYGPYRADQVSAGSQPDWYMGVLDGLIRIMPGWEIAFWGHTLALDNFIPLLAAAGLFLSLGVYPFVEAWVTGDDRDHHVLDRPRNRPVRTGLGVAWISCYLVALIAGANDIIAIRLGLAVESVTWAVRIGIFVVPVLAYSVAYRWALALQRKDRDEVLHGRETGLIKRLPHGEFVEVHEPLPPEKLYVLTQHEQYQPIPDDPAGAAAAPDPGARLAGRLRHRLSRWFYGEGSQVAKPTPKEYQEIAGGHRD, encoded by the coding sequence ATGGGAGACCGGAGTCGGGAAAGCGAAGTGCGGCAAGGGGAAAAAGGGGAAAGGGTTTCCGCCTGGGTCTCCGGCCGATTGGGCACCGCCCCCAGCCTGCTCAGAGGAAAAGCACGCAAAGCATTCCCGGACCATTGGTCGTTCATGCTGGGCGAGATCTCCCTCTACAGCTTCGTGGTCATCGTCGTCACGGGTGTTTATCTGTCGTTCTTCTTCCATCCGTCGATGAACCAGGTGGTGTACGAGGGCAGCTACGCCCCGCTGCAGGGCCAGCTGGTGTCCGAGGCGTTCAACTCGACCATGAACATCTCGTTCGACGTCCGCGGCGGCCTGCTGATCCGGCAGGCCCACCACTGGGCGGCACTGATCTTCGTCGCCTCCCTGCTCGTCCACATGATGCGGGTGTTCTTCACGGGTGCCTTCCGCAAGCCCCGCGAACTCAACTGGGTGTTCGGATTCCTGCTGCTGGTGCTGGCCATGTTCGGCGGCCTGACCGGATACGACCTCCCGGACGACCTTCTCTCCGGGACCGGACTCATGGTCGTGAACGGCACGATCCTGTCCGTCCCGGTCGTCGGCACGTATCTGTCGATGTTCCTGTTCGGAGGACAGTTCCCGGGCGACGATCTGATCGCGCGCTTCAACACGCTGCACGTCCTGATCATCCCGGCCCTGATGGTGGGACTGCTCGCCGCCCACCTGATCGTGGCCCTGCGCCACCGGCACACGCAGTACCCGGGCCCCGGACGCACCGAGCGCAACGTCGTGGGGATCCCCTTCAAGGTGCGCGCCGTGAAGTCCGGCGGACTCTTCCTCCTGGTGGCCGGCATCATCCTCGCCATCGCCGCGACCGCCCAGATCAACCCGGTCTGGCTGTACGGCCCCTACCGCGCCGACCAGGTCTCCGCCGGCTCCCAGCCCGACTGGTACATGGGCGTGCTGGACGGACTGATCCGCATCATGCCCGGCTGGGAGATCGCCTTCTGGGGCCACACCCTGGCCCTGGACAACTTCATCCCGCTGCTGGCCGCCGCCGGCCTCTTCCTGTCCCTGGGCGTCTACCCGTTCGTCGAGGCCTGGGTGACCGGCGACGACCGCGACCACCACGTACTCGACCGGCCGCGCAACCGCCCGGTGCGCACGGGGCTGGGCGTCGCGTGGATCAGCTGCTATCTGGTGGCGCTGATAGCCGGAGCGAACGACATCATCGCCATCCGCCTCGGTCTCGCCGTGGAGTCGGTGACCTGGGCGGTGCGCATCGGGATCTTCGTCGTACCCGTCCTGGCCTACTCCGTGGCGTACCGCTGGGCGCTCGCCCTCCAGCGCAAGGACCGCGACGAGGTGCTGCACGGTCGCGAGACCGGCCTCATCAAGCGTCTGCCGCACGGTGAGTTCGTCGAGGTGCACGAACCGCTGCCTCCCGAGAAGCTCTATGTGCTCACCCAGCACGAGCAGTACCAGCCGATCCCGGACGATCCCGCGGGCGCCGCCGCCGCACCGGATCCCGGAGCACGCCTTGCCGGGCGGCTGCGCCACCGGCTGAGCCGGTGGTTCTACGGGGAAGGCAGCCAGGTCGCCAAGCCGACCCCCAAGGAGTACCAGGAGATCGCCGGCGGACACCGGGACTGA